In Trichlorobacter lovleyi, the DNA window CCGAGCAAACAAACGGAGCAGAACTGGTAATCTGGCAGCCAGTACAGGCCGGAGGTTTGCTGGGCTGGCTGCAGCTCACCTTCAGCCATGACGATATAGCCCAAATGCAGAGCCAAATCTGGCGTAATGGCATTATAGCTGCCTTTAGCGGGGTCGTACTCGGCATTGGCTTGGTTGGCCTGATGCTGCGCAGACCGCTCCACTCCATCAGCCGTCTTTCCAGCTTTGCCCGTGAATTGCCGCTGCATAAAGGCGCAACGGTCCCGGTCGAGCGTTATGTGAGCGAGGTGCAGGATCTGGGAGAATCACTCAATTATGCCTCCACTGAGCTCTGCCGGATTGAACAGGAACTGCTTGAACTGAACCGCACCCTGGAGGGGCGTATTGAGGAAGAGGTTGCCAAAAGTCGGGAGAAGGATACCCTGCTGCTGCAGCAAGCCCGCTATCAGACCCTGGGTGAGTTACTGGTCAATATTGCCCATCACTGGCGCCAGCCGCTCAATAACATCGGGGCACGGGTTCAGGAAAACGCCTGGCAGCTGACAACCGGTGAGCTGCTTCCTGAAAATGCCATGGCTGCTGCCGACCTGATCATGCAGGATTTGAAACAGCTTTCCCGTTCCATCGAGGCGTTTAACCTGTTGTGCCGCCCGGCACTTCCTGATCAGATCCTGCTGCCGTCGGACGCGGTACAAAGGGCGATCCAGATGGTGCAGGACAGCTATCAGCAGTCAGGAATCAGCTTTGAGCTGAAGCTGATTGCGGAACAGGCACTCCAGGGCTCACTGCAGGATCTGGTACAATGCGTGCTCAATATTTTCAGTAATGCCAGGGATGCCATCATGGCCGGCCATGAAGATGGCGGGCTGATCAGGGTGGAAATTGATGTTCAGGAACAGAAGTTCGTGACGATTGCGATCGCCGATACGGGTGGCGGTATTCCGCAACAGTTGCTGCATTCGCTCTTTGACCCCTATGTTACCAGCAAGTTTCGTACACAGGGGGTGGGACTGGGGCTGTTTGTGGTGCGGCAGATTATTGAACAACGCTTTAACGGTACTGTCACGGCTGCTAATCAGGGCAGTGGTGCCGTGTTGACGATTGCTATTCCGCTGAGACAGGAGAATGTCTGATGGCACCTACGACTGATGAAGAATTGAGACAACTCTGTTTGCTCTATGTGGAGGATGAGGATATTGCCCGTTTGTCCATCGGCAGTTTTCTGCGTCGTCAGGTGGGAGAACTGCTGCTGGCGTCGCAAGGTGAAGAAGGGTTTCGGCTGTATCAGGAAAAACGTCCGGCCGTGGTGATTACCGATCTTGAGATGCCGGTCATGAACGGCATGGAGATGATCCGCAGGATACGGGCCCTGGATCACGATATCCCGATCATCATTACCACTGCCTATGATGACGATGCCCATTACTGCCCGGAAGCGGATATGACCATCCTGAAGCCGATCAGTTTCATGGAGCTGTTGCAGGCGGTCAAAGATTGCCTGACGGCCAGGGAGAAAGGGTGATTGGGTAGCAGTAACAGCTGAAAGCAACCCCCCCTCAGTCCCCCCTTGTCAGGGGGGACGTCTTTAAAACTGCCACGTTGCGCCCCTCCCCTGATAAGGGGAGGCTGGGAGGGGTTCGGTGTAAAATAAATTGGTTTCTGCCTTGTGTTACCGCAATACCGCCTCGGCCATCACCTCGGCAATATCCTTCACCTGCACCTTTTCAGCCTTCAGATCCTTGATGCCGTCATCCAGCATGGTCAGGCAGTAGGGGCAGGCGGTACAGATCGTATCCGGTTGCTGCTCGAGGGCCTCGGCTGCCCGTACCAGGTTGATCCGGTCGCCGGTAAACTCTTCCATCCACATCCGGCCGCCGCCGGCGCCGCAGCAGAAA includes these proteins:
- a CDS encoding sensor histidine kinase translates to MSFLPHHLHNRMLVAITLAMLLGTLGLSFWTAASQSGQLHVARLQQAKLLSNNLAEGCAHALSIEDYAALDQFLRNASGVPGLRKVVALDASGIILTAFKRASDTDLAELIDEHEVLKAPATIQQTEQTNGAELVIWQPVQAGGLLGWLQLTFSHDDIAQMQSQIWRNGIIAAFSGVVLGIGLVGLMLRRPLHSISRLSSFARELPLHKGATVPVERYVSEVQDLGESLNYASTELCRIEQELLELNRTLEGRIEEEVAKSREKDTLLLQQARYQTLGELLVNIAHHWRQPLNNIGARVQENAWQLTTGELLPENAMAAADLIMQDLKQLSRSIEAFNLLCRPALPDQILLPSDAVQRAIQMVQDSYQQSGISFELKLIAEQALQGSLQDLVQCVLNIFSNARDAIMAGHEDGGLIRVEIDVQEQKFVTIAIADTGGGIPQQLLHSLFDPYVTSKFRTQGVGLGLFVVRQIIEQRFNGTVTAANQGSGAVLTIAIPLRQENV
- a CDS encoding response regulator, encoding MAPTTDEELRQLCLLYVEDEDIARLSIGSFLRRQVGELLLASQGEEGFRLYQEKRPAVVITDLEMPVMNGMEMIRRIRALDHDIPIIITTAYDDDAHYCPEADMTILKPISFMELLQAVKDCLTAREKG